The following are from one region of the Salvia splendens isolate huo1 chromosome 2, SspV2, whole genome shotgun sequence genome:
- the LOC121760571 gene encoding transmembrane protein 205-like, with translation MAWLTRFLTAVAFLAIGVVFSPETFGSKSDGQHSQLLLSSLKLAHLLCFSTAWGAALWVTFIGGIIMFKNLPRHQFGNLQSKMFPAYFSMVGVCCAVAVGSFGYLHPWKTSGSTEKYQLGFLLAAFAFNLSNLVIFTPMTIEMMKQRHKIEREVNIGEEVGWTKNQEVAKKNPKLAAMNKKFGMIHGLSSLANIFAFGSLALHSWYLAGKLNL, from the exons ATGGCGTGGCTGACTAGATTTCTCACGGCGGTGGCGTTTTTGGCGATCGGCGTCGTTTTCTCGCCAGAAACCTTCGGATCTAAATCGGACGGCCAGCACTCGCAGTTGCTCCTCTCCTCGCTGAAATTGGCGCACCTGCTCTGCTTCTCCACCGCCTGGGGCGCCGCTCTCTGGGTTACCTTCATCGGCGGCATCATCATGTTCAA GAATCTGCCTAGGCATCAGTTTGGCAACTTACAGAGTAAGATGTTTCCAGCATACTTTTCCATGGTGGGAGTGTGCTGTGCAGTGGCAGTAGGGTCTTTTGGATACTTGCACCCATGGAAGACGTCGGGGTCGACTGAGAAATACCAGCTCGGATTCCTGCTTGCTGCCTTTGCTTTCAACCTGAGCAACCTTGTTATTTTTACGCCCATGACCATTGAG ATGATGAAACAAAGGCACAAGATTGAGAGAGAAGTAAATATTGGGGAAGAAGTTGGTTGGACGAAGAACCAAGAAGTTGCAAAGAAAAATCCGAAGCTTGCTGCCATGAACAAGAAATTTGGTATGATCCATGGATTATCTTCTCTTGCTAATATCTTCGCATTTGGTAGTCTTGCCCTCCACTCGTGGTATTTAGCTGGTAAACTCAATCTGTAA